The Prochlorococcus sp. MIT 1341 genomic interval TTGTCAACCCTAATGTTATTGCACTAGCAGGTTCAACTTCAGTAGCAGCGGTTCTTGAAACCAGCGAGTCAATTACAAAAATTCGTGGTGAATGGAGACTGTGGAAGGGGAGATGGGTAATGCCGCTTTTTCATCCTGCTTATCTTCTACGGAATCCTTCTGTTAAGGAAGAGTCACCTAAATCGCTTACTCGTAGTGATCTTATAGAAGTTAGGAATAAAATAAATACCTATGATTGTTCCATAGGGATTTCTGCGTTTAATACAGAAAGGAGAGACTCACAATGACAGAACTTGTTCACCAGGATCTCGATATTGATTCTAGGCGTTATGACACAACGATCCGACGTCGACCAACTAGAAGTGTCGCTGTAGGCGATATCTCAATAGGTAGCGATCATCCTGTAAGAGTCCAGTCAATGATCAATGAAGACACCTTGGATATTGAAGGCTCTACAAATGCCATTCGACTGCTACATGAAGCTGGCTGCGAAATTATTCGACTTACTGTTCCTTCATTGGCCCATGCGAAGGCTGTAGGTGAAATAAGAAATAAACTTAAAAAATCCTATATGAATGTACCTTTGGTAGCAGATGTACACCATAACGGGATGAAAATAGCTTTAGAAGTTGCTAATCATGTTGACAAGGTAAGAATCAATCCCGGTTTGTTTGTTTTTGAAACTCCTGACCCTTCTAGAACTGAATTTAAACAGGAAGAGATTGATTCCATAAAGGAAATGATTTATGAAAGATTTAAACCTTTAGTCTTGTTATTAAAAGAACAAAATAAAGCACTACGAATTGGTGTGAATCATGGTTCATTAGCTGAGCGAATGCTCTTTTCCTATGGAGATACACCTTTAGGTATGGTTAAATCTGCCATGGAATTTATTAGTATCTGTGACCAACTTGACTATCACAATATCATTGTTTCAATGAAGTCTTCCAGGGCACCAGTTATGCTTGCTGCCTATAGATTGATGGCCGATACTATGGATAAACATGGCTTTAATTATCCTTTGCATTTAGGAGTTACAGAGGCAGGCGATGGAGATTATGGACGAATAAAAAGTACAGCTGGTATTGCTACATTATTATCTGAGGGTCTTGGAGATACAATTCGTGTTTCTCTTACAGAGGCACCTGAGAAAGAAATACCTGTTTGCTATTCAATTTTGCAGGCTATTGGCCTCCGCAAAACAATGGTTGAATATATCAGTTGTCCTAGCTGTGGCAGAACCCTCTTTAATCTTGAGGAAGTTGTTCATAAGGTTCGTGAAGCCACGAAGCATTTGACAGGTCTAGATATTGCTGTAATGGGATGCATAGTTAATGGCCCTGGTGAGATGGCCGATGCAGATTATGGTTATGTAGGAAAAGGGCCAGGTGTAATTTCTCTCTATAGAGGACATGAGGAGATACGCAAGGTTGCAGAAGAAGATGGCGTAAATGCTCTAGTTCAATTAATAAAAGATGATGGAAAATGGTTCGATCCTACTAATCACTAATTTCTTAGGCTTCAAAACAATACCTATAATTATGAGTTCAATTTTTCCTATTCTCAAGAGAAAGACCGCTAGAAATTTAATTTTAGTTTTCTTAGGCCTGAGTTCTTTTCATCCTAAGATATTATATTCAGCACCTTTTTTTCAGTTCCCAAATAGTAATTCTGTAAATATTAAAGATAGTCCAAAAGAACTAATTGATCAGGTATGGCAAATAATTTATAGGGATTTTTTAGATGCATCAGGCAACTATAATTCTGTTAAATGGATTGATATTAGGAAGGAAATTCTCTCTAGAAAATATGTTGATAGAACTCAATCATACAATGCTATTAATGATATGCTTGCACGACTAGACGATCCCTATACAAGGTTTCTCGATCCAAAGCAATTTAAGGAGATGAGGATAGATACTTCTGGCCAGCTTTCTGGAGTTGGTATTCAACTTTCTGTAGATGATGAGACAAGTAAATTAATAGTTGTTTCACCAATTGAAGGGACTCCGGCATTTAAAGCAGGTGTATTACCTAAAGATGTAATTACTGAGATTGATGATAAATCAACTAAAGATATGTCTATTGAGACTGCAGTTAAACTAATTAGAGGTAAAGAGGGAACTTCTGTAACGCTTGGTCTCGAGAGAAATGGAGCCAAAGTGAAAGTCGAACTGATTAGGGCAAAAATAGAAATAACCTCACTAAATAGTCATCTTAATATTACACAGTCAGGATTCAAGGTTGGATATATTAGGTTAAGGCAGTTTAGTGCAAATGCATCTCGGGAAATGCGAAATGCAATTAATATTCTTCAATCAAAAGGTGCTGAAGGGTATGTTTTGGATTTACGAAGTAATCCCGGAGGTCTTCTTGAAGCAAGTGTAGATATAGCACGTCAATGGTTGAATAAAGGGACAATAGTTAGCACATTAACAAAGACAGGAATACAGGACGTAAGGAAGGCCAATGGAAGTGCACTAACAGAGCGACCAATCATCATTTTAGTTAACGAAGGATCAGCAAGTGCTAGTGAAATTCTTTCAGGTGCTATTCAAGATAATAAACGAGGTTTGCTTGTTGGTAAGAAAACATTTGGCAAGGGCCTTGTTCAATCTGTTCGTGCTTTGTCAGACGGGTCTGGCCTTACAGTTACTATTGCGAGATACCTTACTCCCTTAGGAAGAGATATTCATAAGCATGGAATTAAACCTGATGTTGAGGTTGGATTATCAACAAAAGAATTAGAAACACTTACAGTAGATCAACTTGGTACAAATAAGGATCCGCAATACCGGATAGCGGAAAATTTGTTAGTTAAGAGAATAATAGAAAACAATACAGGCCTTACTTTGAATTCAGCTAATTCAAATTTTGTATATACTTTAAATTAAAATCTGAATTATTTACTCATTTTTAACATTAACTTAATTGGTGCTATGGCTTTGTTCCTTATTTTTTCGTCTATAATAATCTCTGGCTTCATATTTAATAGAGAGAGATATATTTTTTCAAGAGTATTTAAGCGCATGTAGGGGCAGGCATTGCAACTACATCCATCTATGCCAGGAACTTCCAGAAACTTTTTTGAGGGCTGCTTTTTTTTCATCTGATGCAGAATTCCAGGTTCCGTAAGAACAATGAATGAATCAGCAGAACTTTCATCACTTCTTGCAAGTAATTTGCTCGTAGATCCTATGAAATCTGCCAAATCCAATAGATTTTGTTGGCATTCAGGGTGAGCCAATACTTCCGCTTTTGGATATTCCATAATAAGTTTTAAAAGTGCTTCTTCGCTAAAATTTTCGTGTACCTGACAACTACCGGGCCATAAAGTAAGTTTTCTACCACTTTGGTTTTGTACCCACCTTCCTAGGTTTTGATCAGGTGCAAAGATTAATTGTATATTTTCTGGAATTTTTCTGATTAAATCAACAGCATTACTACTAGTACATATTAGGTTGCTTTGAGCCTTAACTTCAGCCGAGCAATTGATATAGCTAACAACATAATGGTTAGGATATTTTGCTCTAAATTTCGCGAAATCATCCGAGTTACAGTCATCAGCTAAATTACAACCTGCATCAAGATCTGGAATCAATACAGTCTTTTCAGGGTTTAGTATTTTTGCTGTTTCTGCCATAAAGTGAACACCACTAAAGACAATTACATCAGCATTTGTTTTTTCCGCTTTTCTTGATAGCTCGAGTGAGTCGCCTACAAAGTCTGCAATATCCTGAATATCATTATCTTGGTAATAATGGGCCAAAATTACTGCGTTACGTTCAGTTTTAAGAACGTCAATAGCCTTTATGAGTTCAGGCTTGTTTTTGGGGACCTCTACTGTCCTATTTTCTGTTCCTGCTTTCATTGCTAGAAATCTAAGGCAGAATTGTTTAAGAGCTTAACCATTCAAGCTGTCTTCTCTTAAAGTTGTAATTGCGGGTGATCTGCATGGAGTTTGGGGTGAAGAGGACCAGTTGGTCCTTTCTGCGCTTCATCCAGATCTCGTTTTGTTTGTTGGTGACCTTAGTGATGGTGATATCAGAATTGCCAAATCTATTACACAACTTCCTTTCCCAAAGGCTGTAATCCTAGGTAATCACGATAGGGGTGGCGATCCATCAGGAAATGTTCTTCAATCCCAATTAAGACTACTAGCAGGGCTCCATTGTGGATGGAAGCATCTTTACTGGGAGGAATTGGGTGTCTCTGTTGTAGGAGCTAGACCCTGCAGCGGAGGAGGAGGTTTTCATCTATCTGAAGCTGTTAAAAATGTATTTGGTCCTATAACAATTGAAGAGTCTGTCGATAGGATTGTATCTGCTACGAAGCGGGCTCAAGAGGATATCCCATTAATTATCTTGGCTCATTCTGGCCCTACAGGACTTGGTTCTGACTCAAATTCAATTTGTGGGAGAGATTGGAAAAAACCTGCAATTGATTGGGGCGATAAAGATTTAGCCTTGGCAATAGACAAAATTAGAGAATTTCGCAATCCTGAGTTAGTTGTGTTCGGCCATATGCATCATCAACTTTACCGAGGAGGAGGTATTAGGAAAACTTTTTACAAAGATCAATTTGGAACTTTCTATTTAAATACAGCTTGCGTACCTCGTCGAGTTAAAGATAGAGATGGAAACATCTTAAGTTGTTTTTCTCAGGTTGATATTCTTGAAGGGAAAGTAATATTTGCAGCACACCTTTGGATTGCTAGTAATGGAAGGATTGTTTATCAAGAGACTTTGCTTGATAAAAAGATAGGTTAATTATATTTCCTCCTGTTTTATGTGATTTCTGAATTTCTGTTTTTAATATTTGGATATCTATCTTCGATAGGGCTAAATTGAGGTTTTAGGTTGTTTGTATATAAAATATCTTCATTCACTATTAGTTTTGGGGGTTAGGATAGCTTGTGCTACTAAATAGGCAGCTATTATTGATCCTATAAACCCTAAGCAATTTCTCGCAACGGGTAGTAATTCAGTTGTCCTTGTTATTACTGGAGCTATACCAAATATACCAAAGAGCATTATCCATAAAGGGGAAAATAATGCTAACCATCCCCAAGAAATAATAGCACCTTCTTTTTTAGGAAAGGCGGCAAAGCCGGCTATAAGACCTCCAAGTATTGATGTTACTAAAGACCATAGAGATTGCTCTTTGGGTAATCCTGGAACCAGCTGACATCCACCACGGTCGAGGCATGTCTCTATGGCATTAATAGCTCCCAAGACAGAGCCATCTTCTCCATTATCTCTCACATAATATTGATTACCATACCTTGTTTGTAATTCAACCCAAAATAATCTTGGCATTAACGCAAATAAAGCATCGCCTACGTTGAAATTCAGAAGGTTACCCCCCCTTGGATCAGCTATTACAAGTACGCTTCGCTCGTCTAGTTGCCAAAAATCCCTTACCGCTAGTCCAGGTGTTTTCTCGAATTGAGTCAATACCCTTAATTTCCAACCGGTTTCATTCTCGTATTCTTGCAGTGAGTTATCTAATGTAGTTCTTTGTTGCTCTGTAAGGACTCGAGCAAGATCTATCACAGATGTTTGATGGTCTGGTAGTAAATCAGGGTTGTCATAGGCGAAAGCGGCCTGGCTTAGGATCAACGATAGGATTAGGCAAAGCAATGCTGTAAAGCATCTTTGCCTCTGCTCGACACGCATAAGATTATCTTTCTCTATTGTATTCTGTCTGATTATCTGACCTTCTGTGAATAGTTGCCCAAATTGGTTGAACAAGAAGATTTCTCAGGCGGGAGGTAATATTCCATTTAGAGATTATATGTCCCATGCACTTAATGATCCTGAGCATGGGGCATATGGATC includes:
- a CDS encoding S41 family peptidase — encoded protein: MSSIFPILKRKTARNLILVFLGLSSFHPKILYSAPFFQFPNSNSVNIKDSPKELIDQVWQIIYRDFLDASGNYNSVKWIDIRKEILSRKYVDRTQSYNAINDMLARLDDPYTRFLDPKQFKEMRIDTSGQLSGVGIQLSVDDETSKLIVVSPIEGTPAFKAGVLPKDVITEIDDKSTKDMSIETAVKLIRGKEGTSVTLGLERNGAKVKVELIRAKIEITSLNSHLNITQSGFKVGYIRLRQFSANASREMRNAINILQSKGAEGYVLDLRSNPGGLLEASVDIARQWLNKGTIVSTLTKTGIQDVRKANGSALTERPIIILVNEGSASASEILSGAIQDNKRGLLVGKKTFGKGLVQSVRALSDGSGLTVTIARYLTPLGRDIHKHGIKPDVEVGLSTKELETLTVDQLGTNKDPQYRIAENLLVKRIIENNTGLTLNSANSNFVYTLN
- a CDS encoding TIGR04168 family protein; the protein is MAGDLHGVWGEEDQLVLSALHPDLVLFVGDLSDGDIRIAKSITQLPFPKAVILGNHDRGGDPSGNVLQSQLRLLAGLHCGWKHLYWEELGVSVVGARPCSGGGGFHLSEAVKNVFGPITIEESVDRIVSATKRAQEDIPLIILAHSGPTGLGSDSNSICGRDWKKPAIDWGDKDLALAIDKIREFRNPELVVFGHMHHQLYRGGGIRKTFYKDQFGTFYLNTACVPRRVKDRDGNILSCFSQVDILEGKVIFAAHLWIASNGRIVYQETLLDKKIG
- the nadA gene encoding quinolinate synthase NadA — translated: MKAGTENRTVEVPKNKPELIKAIDVLKTERNAVILAHYYQDNDIQDIADFVGDSLELSRKAEKTNADVIVFSGVHFMAETAKILNPEKTVLIPDLDAGCNLADDCNSDDFAKFRAKYPNHYVVSYINCSAEVKAQSNLICTSSNAVDLIRKIPENIQLIFAPDQNLGRWVQNQSGRKLTLWPGSCQVHENFSEEALLKLIMEYPKAEVLAHPECQQNLLDLADFIGSTSKLLARSDESSADSFIVLTEPGILHQMKKKQPSKKFLEVPGIDGCSCNACPYMRLNTLEKIYLSLLNMKPEIIIDEKIRNKAIAPIKLMLKMSK
- the ispG gene encoding (E)-4-hydroxy-3-methylbut-2-enyl-diphosphate synthase encodes the protein MTELVHQDLDIDSRRYDTTIRRRPTRSVAVGDISIGSDHPVRVQSMINEDTLDIEGSTNAIRLLHEAGCEIIRLTVPSLAHAKAVGEIRNKLKKSYMNVPLVADVHHNGMKIALEVANHVDKVRINPGLFVFETPDPSRTEFKQEEIDSIKEMIYERFKPLVLLLKEQNKALRIGVNHGSLAERMLFSYGDTPLGMVKSAMEFISICDQLDYHNIIVSMKSSRAPVMLAAYRLMADTMDKHGFNYPLHLGVTEAGDGDYGRIKSTAGIATLLSEGLGDTIRVSLTEAPEKEIPVCYSILQAIGLRKTMVEYISCPSCGRTLFNLEEVVHKVREATKHLTGLDIAVMGCIVNGPGEMADADYGYVGKGPGVISLYRGHEEIRKVAEEDGVNALVQLIKDDGKWFDPTNH
- a CDS encoding TPM domain-containing protein: MRVEQRQRCFTALLCLILSLILSQAAFAYDNPDLLPDHQTSVIDLARVLTEQQRTTLDNSLQEYENETGWKLRVLTQFEKTPGLAVRDFWQLDERSVLVIADPRGGNLLNFNVGDALFALMPRLFWVELQTRYGNQYYVRDNGEDGSVLGAINAIETCLDRGGCQLVPGLPKEQSLWSLVTSILGGLIAGFAAFPKKEGAIISWGWLALFSPLWIMLFGIFGIAPVITRTTELLPVARNCLGFIGSIIAAYLVAQAILTPKTNSE